From Paenibacillus sp. FSL H8-0537:
TTGAAACGGGTACAATACAGATAAAAACGTTTATACGTTTGGATAAAATGTCTAGTTTTTAATCAAACAGCTCTGTTTTTTGGCGTGGTTTATTTCGGAAAATTCCCTATAATTGGAGAAGTATTCACCATACAGGCAGGAGTACCGAGTGTGTTTTAAAATATAAGCATGTATAAGTATCACCCTTATAATGGGCTTATATTTCACCCTCGAAACGGTAGCTTTGCCGCCAGAGGATGGCGACAGTCGTTTACACTTGGCAGATTTGCCTATTTTGGAAAGCGCTTTATTTCTGCGGGGGAGATGATGGACCCTCAGGAGAAAGACGGAGTACAAACCTAATTTCAGGGAGGTAATAACGGTAATGCGAATGCGCAAGAAGGGGAAAGGAACTGCAGCAATGTCGAAGTTCCTGTCATGTCTTTTAGCACTCACTCTCTTAGTCCCAGCCTTTTCTATGCCTGCAGCAGCAGCTGATTCGGTGCTGGTATCCGATGATTTCAGCAGCTATGCGCTTGGCGATCTAACAATTGGAAGCGGTAACACTTGGACAAAGGAAGGTGCTGCTCCAGCTTTTGTAGTCAAGCAGGATTCTGTTACAGGTTCTACTTATGGAGCGATTACGAATGAATCGACCGGCTCCTCTTATATCGGCCAACGTTTTGCCGGTGAAAGCGGCGGCTTAATCGTTGAATTTGATGTCAACCTGCCAACGGGTAAAGGCGGCTCGCTATGGGTCATGGATGGCAAGGTGAACGCAACCAATGCTGCCGCTGCCCGCTACCAGCTTGATGCTGGTGTCATCAAGCAGCATAATGCAGCTGTAGATAAGCAGCTTGCGTATGATGTGACGCATTGGTACCGTTTCAAAATGGTATTTAATGTGCCAAGCAAGCAGTATAATGTAAGCGTTACCGATTTGGCGACGAACGCGACGGTAAACTGGCCGTCCGCTTTTTACAGCAACCGGGAACGGATCAGCAGCTTTGGCTTCTATGTCAATCCGAATGGCGGCCAAATCAATGTGGCGAATGTGCGTGTAACCGCGCTTGACGTGAAGCTGGCTGGCTTAGTACTAGGCTCAAGCGACTTTGCTCCTGTGCTTAATCCACCGTTTGATCCGGGTGTGTACGATTATTCGGTAGAGGTGCCGTATTCAGCTGCATCGGTGGATGTAACACCAACGGCAAGCAACGCTGGATTGGTTGGATTAAAATTGGATGCGGGTGCGATTGCCAGTGGACAGAAGAGTACCATTCCTTTGACGAGCGACGAGACGGAATTTGGCGTATCGGTAACCTCGTCCGCCTATACGGATATTAGCCGTACGTACAAAGTGAAAGTCAATAAGCTGGAAAAGTCACCTAATGTGACGTATGTTGTCAGTGAAGCGCATGATGAAACGGTCAAAATCGGCTGGGAGCAGCCTCAGGACCCAGCTTTTAAGGAAACTCGCGTTTATTTGAAAAATGAAGACACTTCCTTGACACGAGTCGATACGGTGCCTGCGGGCAAATACATTTCGACTATAGCAGGGCTGTCGAATGGAACGACCTATTCATTCGTGGTCAAAGGCGCTTATGAATATGTGGGAGAAGCGGTTAGCGAGTCAAGCGGCATAGCAATTAGTGAAACGCCGATTAAGCTGGCTCCTCGCCAAATGGAAGCACTGGACCGCGGCCTCGTTGCGGTGAAGGAAACCGATCATGTGTACGTAGGCTGGCGCCTGCTGGGCACCGATGCGGAGGATATCGCATTCAACCTGTACCGCGACGGCGTGAAGCTGAACAGCACGCCAATTACAGGCAGCACCAACTATACGGATGTGAACGGCAGCAGCAGTTCAACGTATAATGTGCGGGCCATTATCGGCGGAGTGGAGCAGACGCAATCGGAAACGGTTGACGTGTGGGATACAAACTACTTGAATATTCCGCTTGAGAAGCCGGAAGGCGGGGTAACCCCAGATGGCGTAGCTTATACGTATTCGGCGAATGACGCATCCGTTGGCGATTTGGACGGAGACGGGCAATACGAAATTATAATGAGCTGGATGCCAAGCAATGCGAAGGATAACTCGCAGGCTGGCTACACGGGCAATGTGTATGTTGATGCTTACAAGCTCGACGGCACACGTCTGTGGCGAATGGATTTAGGCAAAAATATGCGGGCAGGCGCCCACTATCTCGACATTATGGTCTACGATTTGGATGGTGACGGCAAAGCCGAGGTGACGTTCCGCACAGCGGATGGCACGATTGACGGAAGCGGCGTCGTCATTGGCGATGCCAATGCGGATCACCGCAACGCCAGCGGATATATTTTGACCGGACCGGAGTTCCATACGGTGTTTGAAGGTGCGACAGGCAAAGCGCTGGCAACGGATGCTTATGAGCCGGAGCGGGGCAATGTTGCGGATTGGGGCGATGCCTACGGCAATCGCGTTGACCGTTTCCTTGCGGCGATTGCCTATCTCGACGGCGAGCGTCCGAGCATCGTGATGCAGCGTGGCTATTACACGCGGATGGTGCTTGTCGCCTATAACTATCGGGATGGCGAACTGACGAAGGTGTGGACGTTCGATTCCAAAACGCCAGGCAATGAAGATTATTACGGCCAAGGCAATCACCAGCTTAGCGTTGCTGATGTGGATAATGATGGCCGGGATGAAATTATTACAGGCGCGGCAGCTATTGACGATAACGGAGACGGGCTGTGGAGCTCTAAGCTCGGCCATGGCGATGCGATGCATCTGAGCAATCTGAACCCGGACCGTCTGGGACTGGAATTGTTTGCGGTGCAAGAGGATACCGCCGTTAAATATTCCTACGATATGAAGGATGCACGAACAGGCCGTGTTTTATGGGGGCAGCTGCAGCTCGGCATTGATGCTGGACGCGGTTTGTCGGCAGATATCGATCCAAGGCATAAAGGCGCGGAATCATGGGCAATCGACGGTGCCTGGAACAGTACGACAGGCGGGCTGTTTAACGCCAAGGGTGAGAAGCTGTCCGCGAGCATTCCAACGTCCAACTTTGCCATTTGGTGGGATGGCGACCTCAGCCGCGAGCTGCTTGATCATAATTGGCTAGGTGATCCGCGCGTTGGCGTTCCAAAAATTGACAAGTGGGATTATGAAAACGAAGCACTCGTGAATTTGGAAACCTTCTCAGGCACTTATTCGATTAATGATACGAAAGGCAATCCGAACCTGCAGGCTGATCTATTCGGAGACTGGCGCGAAGAGGTGGTGCTGCGGACGGAAGACAGCAGCGCGCTGCGCATTTATACAACGACAGCTGTCACCGAGCATCGGATTCATACGCTAATGCATGATCCTGTCTACAGACTTGGCATCGCATGGCAAAATACGGGCTACAACCAGCCGCCACATACGAGCTTCTATCTAGGGACAGATATGGAAATGCCTGAACGGCCGAACATTCGTACAAATGCCATTGCAGCGACGAGCCTTAGCATTTCCGCTCCTTCGCAAGAGGTGACGGCGGGGCAGCAGCTGCAACTGAGCCCGGTATTTTTGCCAGCGGCGGCAACAAACAAAGCCGTAACGTGGGCCGTTGCAGGTGAAGCTGGCTCGCCAACAACGCTTGCAACGATTAATGCAAATGGCTTGCTGTCAGCAGTCGCGGCAGGCAAAGTAAAAGTTACAGCGACAGCAAATGACGGTTCGGGCGTGAGCGGCGAGCTCGTCGTGACGATTTCTGCTGCTGGAACTGTGAACCCCGGAGCGGGCTCGGGATCAAGCGGAACGGGTGCAACGACTCCCCCGACGTCAACTCCGGCTCCTGCCAATGTGGTGCTTAAGCCGGTCGTTACGGTAGACACTGGCGGCAAAGCATCGGCTGAAATGACTGCGGCTGAGCTCTCGAAAGGGCTGGACGATGCAGCAGGCAAAAAGCTTGCGATCACCGCTGTGCCAACGGGTGCGGCAAGCTCCGTTCAAGTAACGCTTCCAGCGCAGGCGCTGAAAGCGGCATCTGGCAAACAGGTAAGCCAAGTGGAATTGAATTTGGGTTTGGCGAGCATAACGCTAGATACGGCTTGGCTTTCGAGGCAAATTGAAGCAGGAGCTGGGAAGCTTGAAATATCCGCTGCTGAGGCCGATATAAGCAAGCTTTCCGCCGAGGCGAAAGCACAACTGGGGGATGCAAAAGTTTATGATTTGACATTGACGATTGATGGCAAAGCGATTACTTCTTTTGCAGGTGGTGTTAAAGTTGCATTGGACTACAGTCTGCAAGCAGGAGAGAGTCCGAATAAAGTGGTCGTCTATTACATTGACGATAATGGCGAAATGCAAATTGTGAAAAATGGAAAATACGAGGCGGCAGCAGGGCACGTCACCTTTAAACCAGAGCATTTCAGCAAATATGCAGCAGCTCACGTCAATATTCAATTTAATGATATTGAACGTGTAGCATGGGCGAAGGACAGCATTGAATCGCTCGCTGCCAGAGGCATT
This genomic window contains:
- a CDS encoding S-layer homology domain-containing protein — protein: MRMRKKGKGTAAMSKFLSCLLALTLLVPAFSMPAAAADSVLVSDDFSSYALGDLTIGSGNTWTKEGAAPAFVVKQDSVTGSTYGAITNESTGSSYIGQRFAGESGGLIVEFDVNLPTGKGGSLWVMDGKVNATNAAAARYQLDAGVIKQHNAAVDKQLAYDVTHWYRFKMVFNVPSKQYNVSVTDLATNATVNWPSAFYSNRERISSFGFYVNPNGGQINVANVRVTALDVKLAGLVLGSSDFAPVLNPPFDPGVYDYSVEVPYSAASVDVTPTASNAGLVGLKLDAGAIASGQKSTIPLTSDETEFGVSVTSSAYTDISRTYKVKVNKLEKSPNVTYVVSEAHDETVKIGWEQPQDPAFKETRVYLKNEDTSLTRVDTVPAGKYISTIAGLSNGTTYSFVVKGAYEYVGEAVSESSGIAISETPIKLAPRQMEALDRGLVAVKETDHVYVGWRLLGTDAEDIAFNLYRDGVKLNSTPITGSTNYTDVNGSSSSTYNVRAIIGGVEQTQSETVDVWDTNYLNIPLEKPEGGVTPDGVAYTYSANDASVGDLDGDGQYEIIMSWMPSNAKDNSQAGYTGNVYVDAYKLDGTRLWRMDLGKNMRAGAHYLDIMVYDLDGDGKAEVTFRTADGTIDGSGVVIGDANADHRNASGYILTGPEFHTVFEGATGKALATDAYEPERGNVADWGDAYGNRVDRFLAAIAYLDGERPSIVMQRGYYTRMVLVAYNYRDGELTKVWTFDSKTPGNEDYYGQGNHQLSVADVDNDGRDEIITGAAAIDDNGDGLWSSKLGHGDAMHLSNLNPDRLGLELFAVQEDTAVKYSYDMKDARTGRVLWGQLQLGIDAGRGLSADIDPRHKGAESWAIDGAWNSTTGGLFNAKGEKLSASIPTSNFAIWWDGDLSRELLDHNWLGDPRVGVPKIDKWDYENEALVNLETFSGTYSINDTKGNPNLQADLFGDWREEVVLRTEDSSALRIYTTTAVTEHRIHTLMHDPVYRLGIAWQNTGYNQPPHTSFYLGTDMEMPERPNIRTNAIAATSLSISAPSQEVTAGQQLQLSPVFLPAAATNKAVTWAVAGEAGSPTTLATINANGLLSAVAAGKVKVTATANDGSGVSGELVVTISAAGTVNPGAGSGSSGTGATTPPTSTPAPANVVLKPVVTVDTGGKASAEMTAAELSKGLDDAAGKKLAITAVPTGAASSVQVTLPAQALKAASGKQVSQVELNLGLASITLDTAWLSRQIEAGAGKLEISAAEADISKLSAEAKAQLGDAKVYDLTLTIDGKAITSFAGGVKVALDYSLQAGESPNKVVVYYIDDNGEMQIVKNGKYEAAAGHVTFKPEHFSKYAAAHVNIQFNDIERVAWAKDSIESLAARGIINGMGNQAFKPDQQVTRAQFLKMLLQTFDLEQADAASTFSDVQPGSWYYSSVASAQELGIVEGKANGTFGFNDEITREDMAVMAHRVIQKLELKLYAQGQPSDFKDSSAISSYAKQAVDAMQSAGIIKGTGNGSFEPKSHATRAQAAVVINALLGTNN